In Colletotrichum destructivum chromosome 1, complete sequence, the sequence AGGTGTTGGGGAGCTATTTTGATGACGGGCAATTCGATCCTTGATCAGTGTTGACTGAGAAGTTGCTTCTGTTGGGTTGTTTGGTGTCCTGGAAACCCAAGGGAGCGGTGTTGTTGGAAGTGATCCTGGAGGCGTTGGAGTGTGTAACTTGACGTCCAGCTTTGATAATACACTTTCTGCACTCAGAGGGACAAGCCCGGAGCCTCTGAAACCTCCCTGGATATTCTTTCCCGTAAGTGCTTGTGTAAAGGCCTCACGAAACGCTGGAAAGAAGTCTTCCTTCGTAATATGGGTTACACCTCGCCGCATCTTATCCTCAATTTGTCGACCGTACGCCGTTTTGAGAGGCCCAAAGCATCCTACATCTAAGGGCTGAAGTAGATGAGATGAATGAGCCGGCATACAGAGTGTGACGATGTTACTTTCCTGACAATATAGCTCAAAACCTGCGGAGTGGTGGCTTTCATGCccatcgacgatgaggaggcgaTGAGGACCTCTTGCACGTGGCTTTGAATGACGATCGAAGTGTTTGACCCAATTTAGGCCTATCTCGTTTGTTGTCCATCCGTTTTCAGATGTTGCGATAACCCAGTCGTGTGGGAGATCTGTTTCAGTGTACCAGGTTGAGAGGTGATAATGGCCTGCAACGATGATGTATGGCGGGACGCTGTAGCCTGACGAACTTATGGCTTGGATAGCTGTAACCCATTCCCGATTACCAGGCTGCACCATTTTCGTGTTTGATCGCCTTTCAGCACTCGTTACAACCATGCCAGCTGCGATCTGGCCCATCATGAAACCAGTCTCATCAAAGTTGTAGATATCAGACTCTTGGATACCGTACTTTACGATTGTGTTCTTCACAAGGGCAAACCAGCTGCAAATAGCCTGTGGATCTTCGCATTGGGCTCTCTTGTAGTCATACTTGCGAAAAAAACGCGTCCGAAGCTGTGGTTGTCGTTTGATGAAGTTCGACACCCAGCGCTTCCCAACCGGTCGCGCGCCACGGTCGGCAAGCAGGTGATTGGCCATTTCTTCAACACCACTGATCCGGGGAGGAAACGATCGGGCATCTAGGTCAAGAATGTACTTAACTagcttctcttcttcaagcAGCGTCAAATTCCGTGATTTCGGCATGATGTCGCGTCGCGAAGGTTTTCCATTAAGTCGGTCGCGTAATGTTGTGAAGGGTACTGAATAGATCCGTGCTGCAGCTCGAATACTAAGATTTGGAGTGTTTTTAATCGCTTGAACCGCTAGGATCAATTGCGCTTCTTTGTTTGATGACGACATTCTTTATGGTCGATGGACGTGTGTTGAAAGCGGGAAGATGGTATGATCGCGGTTGGGTGATCGACTCGCTTGTCTGATCGACTCGCTTATCAGCCACGTTAGTGAAAAGTAATAGTTTTGGTGTAAAACTCCGGCCGAAAAGTGGGTGCTTTGACTTATTTCCCCGGGCCGGACTCATTCCAAGCCCCAGGATGGCAGGCACGATTCCAACAGCTTGACTTCAGGCATGTGTCAGAGTGGAAACCGTGATTGATGAGTTTTCCCAAAGGTTCTGAAAGTTTTTATTCCGAAAGTCACCTCACATTCAGGGCCAAACAAGGAAGCTGAACCGAGTTGAACTTAACTCTGTAAACGAATTCTATACAGTAGGTTCGGTTTCAGGTCAACTTTCGTGTTGTTATCACATGGTAGGTGGCATTGTGGTGCTAACGTTAAAGCCTATTTGCCATGCTGAAAGACATATAACTTCTCTTCTCGCCGGCTGGTACGGTTATACCTTGATTCACCACTTTCTTCTCCAAACAAGTATAGCATTCTTGAATCTTTGAATCGAAGACCCGTCCAGAAATATCAAAATACTTCCGCAATGGCTCTTGGATCTCTAGCACCCCATAACTCAAATATCGAGGGCAAGTACATACTATATCAGCCAGGCCAATTTCTTTAAAAGAAAACTAACACAGAATTGCCACTTAGCTCAGACCCGTAATATCACCGAATCATTCCTTGGGCTGTCAATCCTAGACGCCCCAATTACACGTGCGCGTGTCATTGACTATGTCATAGAAAGAAACTTGCAGAAAACATCCGAGTGGGAGCTCATAACGGAAGACCACCCCTGTTTTGCACCAGCTCTAGAGTTCCGGGATCAATGGGGGATAAGGTCTGAGGTGTGGAACAACTTCAGCCGCCTACTCCAAGGCTGGCGTCAGTTGCCACTCATCCTGCTGCACAACCCATCCAATACACACGACATGGCGTTTGAGGAAATGATCCAAGGCTATACACTCAATTGGATCTCTGAACAGCTCGCCACCTCCCACCTTTCTATTCCTCAAGTCCCCATTCTTGACGTCTGCAGCTTTTTTAGCGATGGCGACTTGCAGGCAATGGATGAGACAACGAGATATGAGGCCGTCGAAGCTTCTTACGACTTGACGGAAAGTATTTTAGCGATCTTGAAGCCTAGAGTAATCCTGAGCTGCCAATGTGCAACCCAGGGATACAGTGAAGCTGGACAAGAAGTGCGGAGACGGGCATCAAACCTAGTGGCGCGACAACTTGGTTCGACAATCAAAGATGCGGTCGCGAAGCGAGCCAGTCCAATCGACATCCAAGGCCACAGAGTATGGGTAGTGAAAGGATTTCACCCTTCCGCTCTACGGCACAGGCCAGACAATGAGCCAGACTTACTCCGTTTGTTTGAGGAAATTTATGAGCCATATACAAGATGGAAGCGCCCCGCTGTGATTGAAACGTTGGAGCAGACGATCATTGGAATTGAAACGTTGCTCTCCTCGTTGGAGATATGTAGATCAAGGTTGGAAGATCTTTGCCTGCGGAAGAAGCATGTCAGAACGACTACTCAACTGATTGCTGAGCTAGAGCAATCCAGAAAGGGGTTTCAGTCGGTTGTACAATGCTTGAAGGCAAGTTAACGGGGCCAGACAGTATTTCAAGTCTCAGAATCTTACTGAAAATAGATTGCGTATTCCGTATCTAGAATCGAGGAAGCGTCGGTTATCCATCATGGGAGTATGGCTCAACCAAGGCTCATGATTTTACGCCGCGAGTCTCAGCAAATCTTGCCTTCAGTCTACAGCTTTCAAGAATGAGATGACTGACCCACTAGAAACCAATATGAAGAAAATACTCCGCATCGCAGTTCGTTATGAGCTAGCACAGCGCCGCACCCCTCGCCTGAGCAGTGACTAAACAGTTCAAAAACTTGGTCGAGGTTGACAGGGTGGCAGCTAAGATTGTGCAACCCAAAACTCCCAAAGAAGATAACGACAATAGGACCACGTCGATTCTCAGCTTGTGTGAGCTTGTAGGCCGCACGAAGCACAGCATGGAGACGCTCAGTTGGCCGCTCATCGAAACGGCCCGCATCGCGGCCTTGCGAATCGAAGTGGACATACCAAGGAGGCTGCCACAGCGGTAGGCGACGAACTGGATATCTTCAGTACCTTTGTACCATAGGATCGTGCAGCCAAGAGTGAAGTGCCATCCATTTAACGGGAGGGACCAACTGATTCCGGAAAGGTAGCCGGGGAGGTTATTTAACTGCATTATTTGTGGTATTGCTACCCCTTGGTAGATGTTCCGCATTTCCCTTGCTCTGACTCCTCAGGTGGAGCTTCCTAGGCTGCCGATGGCTGCTATGGTCTTTGAGACTTTGCGCTCTATTTCATCGATGTGCTGTTTCCATGGTTAGGCCAAGGTATTTTCATGTTGGCTTAGGCTTTATCTCGCCCCATTTGCTCTGTAGCGGTGTACCGACGTCGATTCGAGACCTTGCTCTTGTGAAATGAACGAGTTGGAACAGATTGGCACCTGGCACGCCGCGCAGTGGAAGTTTCTCGCCAGAAGACGCGCCAGCAAGGTCATGACGCTTGACGGTCTGGACTTCTTACCAAGACTGATCGTTCAGGGTAATGACTGGTTCTTTGTGGCATCTACTCGCAAAGGTGACGAGACGGTACGTAGTTCGAAGATCCTATATAAGAGGATGGTTTGTTGACTGACTGCCTTTTAGACGCTATGGACTGAGCAGCCAATCGGTTCTACCTGGCCAGCACTCGGCACATGTCAAGTCATCCGCGCGGTCCAGTACTTGGCCTGGTGGTGTGAGGGTGTATACTGGCCTTGGTTCAAAGAGAACATTTTTGATTTTGAGCTGCAAGATACTTGACGATGCAAGAAGGATGAACACAAGCATTTTACCATCCGCTTGGAATCTTTTCTCACTCTCCATAAAAAAGATACTCTATGTCAGGGCCGGACGGTCAGGCCATTGGACTAAGGCGATGAGGTACGGGACAGGAAACACAGGCCGTAGGTGGAGGTcaccgggggggggggggcaccgGGGGACCACTAGCGCCTCAACGAAAGGGGTCGGAGGATCATTTGCTCGTGAGGAGAACGTTTTGGTAGAAAAGGCGAGCGCCTCTGCCCCCCTGTATAAGGGGGGCAGGTCGAAATAACACAACCAACTGACCCCTCCCTACCTGCCCGTCAGTGACTCTACCATTCTGTGCGAACCCAGCCTGTGACACTCCAGATCGGGAGATAGTTAGACAGGCAATGCAATTGGCTCGGCCACTGCAACATGACGACTAGGAAATCACCGACGGCCAGGACAACGTCCTTTGATTTTCCAATTTCATCCATCACAGAGCCGTTTTGTTATGTTAGAAATACGATTGGACATGAGCCCGGAGCAAGAAGTCGCTCCTTTTTACCAGCCACTAGAGGCCGATCAATCATCCAACAAACAAACTCTCTTCCACTCTACGTAACGCTCCTTACTTGAAACTCCTCCTCCCAGAAGACGGTCAAACTCTCCCTGAGCACCGCTCTGTCCGGGCCGCAGCTTCAATCTGAACGGCCACTTCTCGATCACCGTATGGCTACTTTTCATCGCGGCCCCGGCCAGCCGAGCAATCTGCGAGAACATGAGTTTCGCAGCATACCTCGGATCGTAGTCAGCATACACGGCAACCAATAAATAAACAGCTTCACCAATGCTACCTACCGGTCAAAAATGTGGTCATGGGTCGCGACGCAATCCCGAGCGGCCATGATCTTGTAGATCGTGGTATCgtagtgagtgagtgatTCACCTGTAAGCGAGAGGTACTTGTAGACGCGCTTCGATACCAGGCCTCCCGCCTTCATGTCTGCGAGCATTTCCATTTCGGTGGCATTCTCATCCACAGCATTCATGAACAGTGTGATCAGCGTCGCGTGGTGGTTGACGAGAGGGCTCTGAAGGAGAGGAACCATCAGGTTGAGCGTATGATGGATCCCGAGATATCCAGCGTCCGAGATGTTAGAAACCTGTATGAGCCATTTCAGCGTAGGACGTTCCCCGTACTGGAAGTGGCAACGCCTACTTACCTCAATTCGGCTGAAGTGGCTGTTCTCTAGGAACTTGGGAAGAGCAGATGCATCCATTTGGAACAGATTAAATGAGATCTGCGAAGTTAAAAGGCGACAGAGAAAGGCCCGAAGCACTGTACGAAGGCTGATGAAGAGCTTGCCGTAGATGTCTGCGGTTGCAGGTCCGGTCGAAGTCTCTTGAACTTCCTTCGCAGACCATCCGTTGAGAGGGTCGGCATTATCGTGCATGGGCCAATTCGCTTTTTGGTAAATGGTTCTAATGCTTGTTAGGCACACCTTTTGTTCTACTGGTGAAGAAAATCTGTTACTCACGGGTTGGGGTGCCGAAAGGCATCCCGCGGAGCTCCAAATGGAAGCAGGAGTCCGTCCTCGCGGAAGCGTGTAAGGGCAATTCGATGAGATGGGGACTGGAACAGAAGATGACGGTCACGATAGTCCTTCCTGCTATCAGTGAGGGTGACGGCTTTGCGAATCTCATTCGCCCGATCAGCCGTCAGACCCCTGGGGGCGTCGGTGAAAGTTAAGAGGGCGTCCCACGCAGACTTTTCCAGCACGAGTCTTAGAGACCGCTGACCGAACGTCCACGTCTTTGCGTGGAAGTTCTTGGCGCCCTTTCCCTGTAGCTTGTGACAGACGTCCTCGAGGATTGGTCGGATGCGATACCGGATGATATCGAGGTCGGATTTGCGGAGTAGAGCAGAGTACCAGACGTGAATGATGCAATCGGCTGCGACGTCAGCGTCATCCACCACGAGGGCAATGAGAATCATGATGACATTGCGGGCGACAATATCCAAATCGCGGTCGTTCAAAGTCACCTCGATGGGCTGAGTGTAGCTATCAGGGAGCTGGGCGATAGTCTTGACGATGTTTCGAAGGTCTCCGGAGGCTGTTTGTGATGAGTTAGACTCAACTCGAAGCTTGCCGATCGTGGTACTCGCCAGCACACAAGAGgggcagcttctcgtcgtATGCGATGCCTTCGTTTGCACAGAGATGGAGGATGTCGAAAGCTGGAACGTTGCCCCAAAGGTACTTCCCGCCTCCGTAGGCCAGTTGGGGGGGGCCATCTCCGACGAAGTCCGGGGCTCTGCTCTCCAAGACCCAGTCGGGCTGCCAATTCTCCTTTCCAAGACGAGATTTGCAGTCGAGCTTGTGGATAGTCCAGTGAGACTTCTGACACTCGGGGCCACAGTACTAGAGAAAGGCTGAGTTAGCAGACAGAAGAAATTCTTACAATGAGGTACCCACCGTGACGAGGAGGCAGTTCTTGCAAGCGAACCTGCCAATATTGCTGCACTTGGTGATGTCTGGCGCCCAGTTGGCGCAAGTGGGCTGGGAAGTTGTCATTGTGTTGTTGGTGCCACTAAGGGTCAGAAGGTATTTGTAAGATGAATTTTTTATTCTATTGGGGAAATTACTGGGTTTTTTGTAGCTTTCCTCACCTGGTTCCATGAGTTTGTAGGCTGTTGCTAGTGGGACTTGTGAAGGTAGGTGCGGTTGCCCATGGGAGGCGCCTACCTCCATTGTGCGAACACTCCGTTTTTGAAGCGGACCTGATCTCTATCAAAGTCTTCGCGCAAAGCCGCTGGTGACAGCCAATGTGCCCCAACCTTGGCTGTTGGAACGACCCGGCGGGGGGTTATGGCTGCGTATGCAAGAGGAAGTGACCAGCTGCAACCCCGaaccacccatccatccagtACCGGCACATTGATTGGCCAACGTACGGTAGGGGCCTATCTACAACTTTCTTCGCTGGGCGGAGAGTGTGTTGTATGGCCCACGCGCCTTCTACCGCGCAAGTGATAGTAAGAATTTGATTTTCAACTGAAACATTCTATTTCTCCTTGCTATGTCTGTCTTTTTGCTTCCTTGAGCGATCCAACGAAGGAGGCAGGCCGGCGTGCATCCGACACGGAGCCTCTAAGCTGCCCCGCTTACACCGCTACCACCGCCTTGGGCCGCTATTCCCTTCTGCAACCGGTCCGCTGCGACCCTGACCTGGGCTTGTAGAATAGAATGCCGGGCGAGGGCCCGGAAGAAGCGAACTTGTTGCTGCGTCGAAGCGCCCGCTCCGCACTTGGCTGCCGCCATGCTGGTCATTGACCCATGCCGTCTTGCCTTCCCGCGCCGGCCTACGAGTCTTGTTTCGCTCGTAAGCAGGCTGAGAACTTCGCTGAACGCCTTGCACTGTTTGACAAGGTCGCGGATAAGTTTGGGATGCTTATGGTACTCCTTGACGGTCTTGGAAACCGAGAGGCTAGCCGTGTGGACAGAGTTACACAAAGCCGACAGCCCCGAAACTCGTAGTACGTTTTCTGCCATCGCGTCGACAGTTTCAATGCACAAGAGAAGGGCGTAATTGACGAATCTACGAACAGTTGCAAGATTGTCACAATTGTGAGAatctgatgatgatgcggGGAAAGACCGAGGCTGCCGCCTAGCGGTGTGCCGCCACTGTCCAAGCTGACCAATAGAGCCGAGTGTTCGTGGCAAGCTCTCTGGTACATGGCCTAATAGATGCCCGTCGGCAAGCGCATAGAACCGACGTCCATTGGTTCAGACCCCTGCCACCAGTCCTCGCTCCTGATCCAGGCATTGTGCCGATATCGGTGGTAGTAGGGCGGCTGGCCACATACGACCCAGCGGCCGATGCAGCTACGTGCAGCTTCAAGCGGGACGCTGAGCATGTTGGCTGGTGGTATCGGGGGCTGTGAGGGTCCAATAGGATAGGGCTTGCGCGCTCGCTGAGAGTACCGGTACATCAGCAGTGCACACCCGGAGCTCCACACCCGGAGCTCCACACCATCGAAAAACGGGCGCGAAATTGACTAGGGCATTCACAGCAACTTCTGGGGTAGAGCGAACTGGTCTTCTCGCTGCTGATTAACTATTAGTCACTTTGGTATTCCATGGGTGTTGAGCCCACCGACCGCCACGATCGGCAGTGGTTGGACATGTATTCAAGTtggaagatgaagaaaagCTGTTTCGTTGCGTACCGGGTCCACGCTGATTATGGCCATCCTGATGAGCTGTGAGGTTGCAACGTGGCGCTGAGGACGAAGGCCAAACGGGGTGAAGTGCAAAATGGGCAGATGATTTGGCGGGAAATCAAACATGTTCCCCAAGGGCGGCAGAACGGTGAGGCACAGACAATACAATCAGAGCAGGTGGAAGTCTCTATCAAAGGCATGAGACGAAGAGTGTTCGTCTGCATAGGTTCACCCCCAGCAAAATCTTGGCGCCCAACGCCAAACGTGACGCGGCCATTCGCCACACGCGTGGAAGTGCAACCCAAGCGGAATTAGAAAGAGGCTACCCCGCTGCCACGGCCGCCTGTCTCCTGCATACCACCAACCCGTAAACCTCGCACCGCCCATGCTGCTGCGACCTCAACGGTGCGCAGGAGATTTGCGGCCGAGGGTCATACTCTTATACGGCTTGTACATACAGGAGCAGAAAGAGTGTAAGCTTTACATTCTCTGGAGTGTATCTACTTCAGTAGACTGCAAAGGTACCAGATCGCCACTCACCGCCGCTGTGGCCAGTTTTGATGTCTATCATTCGTTACAGTCAAGAGAGGCCTCCCTACCCTACTTGAGCCGAACTCCATAGCCCTCTGGTCGAATGCACTTGTCACAAGCCATTTGAGGACTTGTAAGACTCCAGCTGCCTGCAAGTGACATAGCACTTCCCAGCGGGGTATCGGCTTCGTTCACGCTGACCTTCACCAGGAAAAGGCCAACATGGAATGCTCCGCTGTTGAGTGACAGTGCACTTCGACTTGACCCCTGTGAActcctccccctcgtctCTGGCGCAATTTGGCCAAGGAGGGTGGCATCCGGTGACTGGACCGGGCGAATCGCCGCCAGTCAAGTCAATCAGCGGATGGAATCGGTGAAGGATTGCGGGCGTATGCCAGTCCGAAGCTGAAGACCACGTCAGTTTGTCCTGTGATTTTGTGCGATTGGCCGGCTAACGACTGTTGGGCCAATGTTGAGATCTCGCTTGTTACATGACCAATCAGCAAAGATGATGCGACCTTCTCAGGCACAATCTGAGACCGAGAACTTTTGGTGGACTATGTCTGATAAAATGGTAGGCATGGGGCGGGCTAATTCGTATGGACGCTGAAGCCAAAAGGACTACCATTCGGAGAACACAGAAACCTAGCGACGCACTTCTTAGATTGACGACGGGTGCCTGACGCCCGATCATAAGACAACTCGTTGCATAGGGTAAGactcgacatcatcaagcCCGATTACTTACGAAACATCCAAGCAACAAGCCTTCGCACAATACAGCACCATGCCTGACGAGGCTTTCCACGAGCTCGATCCAGATGGCGACGTTGTGCTCACCCTACGGAATCCAAACGCGCCGTTTGCTGATTGGAACATGTCTGCAGAAGCCAGCTTCCACAAACTGAATTTGCGGTTCGGCTTTTGCCCCCTGACCTGAAGATAAGGGGTGTTGATACCTAACGCCATACAGAAGTGTGCTTTTCTGGTCGGATTGGGACCAGCCCATCTCTTCGGAACGAGAGCCCGAAAAAGATGAAACTTTCTGGGCCGCTATTTCTACTGCaaacaagaaggagaaagacaTCGACGACGTAGCGCAGTCCAAAAAaacgaaaaagaaaaagatgAAGAGaatggcgaagaagacggcacAGGAGAGTAGCCAAAGCTTGGACCACGGCATCTCTCTCGCCACAGAACACGCCACGGAACACGCCACGGATTCGGAGGCACTTGCAGTCGGACCCCCTTCAGTCGATGATTCGGAGCAAGTGACGATGCCAGTACCCCTAAAGTTCTGCACCTCCACGGACGGGGAGTCTCCTAACCACAAAACACCCCTTCAGGACGACGTCGTGTTGGAACCGGAGGTTTCATTCCTGGTCTCCTCCCGGCACCTTTCCCTAGCGTCGGACTACTTCAAGACTCAGCTCAGCAGCCGTTGGAGGAAGGCTACAACCATCCGACTGGATGGCCGTTGCCAATTTGATGCGTCGGACTGGGACGTCGATGCTCTGCTTCTTTTGTTGCGGATTATTCACGGAAGAACCAAAGAAATTCCTCGCCGTGTTGATCTTGAGACTCTGGCAAAAGTTGCAGTCCTGATCGACTACTACAAATGTCACGACGCAATTGCGTTCTTCTCGGACATGTGGGTCGAAGCCCTGAAGCCTCAACTCCCATCTGAGTGTAACCGTGAGTTGGTGCTTTGGCTCTCGATCTCCATCATCCTTCAGCAGGACACTGTATTCCAAGCCGTCACCAAGACAGCCGTGCAAAAGAGCAAGGGCCCTATCCCAACACTCGAGTTGCCCATCCCGCCACGTCTTGTTGGTAAGCGACTTTTTTTGCCACAACTTCTGTTGCTGACTTCAACAGAAGCTATTGACTGGCGCCGACAGGACGGGATCAACTCTATATCCAAGGTGCTCGCCAACCTGTTGTCATCACTGTGTCGTGGATCAGCGGGGTGCAGCTTTGAGTGTTCTGCCTTTCTTCTTGGCAGCCTTACGAAGAATATGCGTGACCATCAACTCCTGTATCCGACACCACAAGAACCATACCTTGGCTATGAGCTGGCCGCGGTTGAGGAGGGGTTGCGTGAGTTTCGCTCGACTAGTGGATACTCCCCGGGCTTTTATCACAAATGCTCCTGCAACCTCACGCAGATGATTGAGGGGCGTCTCTACCCAGGCATCAACCGGAGTAAGGAGGGGTTCGGTCTGAGTGATCCAGATGTTGAACTCGTACAATTTTGTTCGTAGGGCGCTCTACTGTAGCTATTTGCTTCTTTGGCGGCTGATTACGTTTCACCGTCCAATGACGCAGACTAATAAGCCAGCACATTGCCATGGCTGGTCGTTCTTAATACACCCACCCAGCCCATGTCTTTCATACGATGTGATAGCCGGCCCAGTGCAGTCCGAGGTAAACTGGTAGTTTTTCATACGAAGCCAAAGGTGACGACCAGTGATAGTGGCCCGTGTGGCTAGCTATTAGTGGCTTGACCCTTGTAATTAGCGTCAACGGACCTGCTGTACTGCACGAGGATCTATCTATCTACAGAAACAAGACATCTGACTGCATCTAGTGGGACTTGCGAGCTTATTATCATCTTTTGTCGTTGTTGAGAGTCGTTTGGGTGTTGTGAGGAAGGAGCGGAACCGAGACGCGTGGCGCGGCGCTAGTGAACCCACTTTCGGCGCGTCCCGTGTTGTGAAACATGGAGGCGGACACGATCAACGTCGCGCCTGATGAGGAAGAAGTCAGCGGAACGGAGCGGCCACTGCGACGGCTACGTAAACCAACGACCAAAGCCCGACTGAACGAAGAGAACCAAGAGATTGCCGATGATGGAAACGCAGAACCGAACGAGTTGGCTGGAAACGGCGTGCGGAAGGCGACCACCAGGGGCGCATCAGCCGCGAAAGGACGAGCCAAGAccgccgaggttgacgacAGAACACTGCTCCTGGCCATGGGAAAGCAGATGAAAGAGCTTCATGCATCCCTCCAAGTTGTTTTTAATGCATGGAAGAACTCGGAACTGCGAAACAAGGAtatcgaggccgagctccgACAAGCCACAGGCGAACTACGATCGGCGAACGAGGAACTCCGGTCAATCAAGGACGAGCTGCAGATGGTCCGCGGCGATCTGCAGGCGCTAAAGCAGCAAGTGGAAGACGATAACACCAAGACACGCGAAAGCCTCGAGGAAGTTACGACTCGAGCTTCGGCGCAAAGCGGCCCCAGTCCGTCGTatgccgccgttgcccgAACCATCCCAAACAGCCAAGCCAGCGATGCGCAGACCCGTACGTCTGGC encodes:
- a CDS encoding Putative Zinc finger, MYND-type, whose product is MTTSQPTCANWAPDITKCSNIGRFACKNCLLVTYCGPECQKSHWTIHKLDCKSRLGKENWQPDWVLESRAPDFVGDGPPQLAYGGGKYLWGNVPAFDILHLCANEGIAYDEKLPLLCAASGDLRNIVKTIAQLPDSYTQPIEVTLNDRDLDIVARNVIMILIALVVDDADVAADCIIHVWYSALLRKSDLDIIRYRIRPILEDVCHKLQGKGAKNFHAKTWTFGQRSLRLVLEKSAWDALLTFTDAPRGLTADRANEIRKAVTLTDSRKDYRDRHLLFQSPSHRIALTRFREDGLLLPFGAPRDAFRHPNPTIYQKANWPMHDNADPLNGWSAKEVQETSTGPATADIYGKLFISLRTVLRAFLCRLLTSQISFNLFQMDASALPKFLENSHFSRIEVSNISDAGYLGIHHTLNLMVPLLQSPLVNHHATLITLFMNAVDENATEMEMLADMKAGGLVSKRVYKYLSLTGESLTHYDTTIYKIMAARDCVATHDHIFDRYAAKLMFSQIARLAGAAMKSSHTVIEKWPFRLKLRPGQSGAQGEFDRLLGGGVSSKERYVEWKRVCLLDD
- a CDS encoding Putative PD-(D/E)XK nuclease; this encodes MNELEQIGTWHAAQWKFLARRRASKVMTLDGLDFLPRLIVQGNDWFFVASTRKGDETTLWTEQPIGSTWPALGTCQVIRAVQYLAWWCEGVYWPWFKENIFDFELQDT
- a CDS encoding Putative SKP1/BTB/POZ domain superfamily protein — encoded protein: MPDEAFHELDPDGDVVLTLRNPNAPFADWNMSAEASFHKLNLRSVLFWSDWDQPISSEREPEKDETFWAAISTANKKEKDIDDVAQSKKTKKKKMKRMAKKTAQESSQSLDHGISLATEHATEHATDSEALAVGPPSVDDSEQVTMPVPLKFCTSTDGESPNHKTPLQDDVVLEPEVSFLVSSRHLSLASDYFKTQLSSRWRKATTIRLDGRCQFDASDWDVDALLLLLRIIHGRTKEIPRRVDLETLAKVAVLIDYYKCHDAIAFFSDMWVEALKPQLPSECNRELVLWLSISIILQQDTVFQAVTKTAVQKSKGPIPTLELPIPPRLVEAIDWRRQDGINSISKVLANLLSSLCRGSAGCSFECSAFLLGSLTKNMRDHQLLYPTPQEPYLGYELAAVEEGLREFRSTSGYSPGFYHKCSCNLTQMIEGRLYPGINRSKEGFGLSDPDVELVQFCS